Part of the Arthrobacter sp. MMS18-M83 genome is shown below.
ATCATCGTATTGCTCGTTGAGTCCACCGCCGTTCCGGTCCGCTTTCGGATCAGGGAAGCGAGCGCACGGGGAGTTGGCTCTTGGCAAGGGGCGCCAAGCCGGACTACCCACCTTCGGATACCGCCGGGCAGTGGAAAAGACTCGACGATCCCTCCCGGCTCAAGGAAGAGGACTGCATTGTTGCCGTACATCGACTCATCCTGGAAATCACCCATGACGTAGTAGTCGGGGTAAGTACGCAAACGCGGCTCCAAACCCAGGCCTTCACGGACGGCGGAATGGACGCCGTCGGCCGCCACCACGAAGCGGCCGAGGAACTCCACCGCCGACCCGCCTTCCTGTCCGCGCAAACGCAAGTACCCGCCGTCGTCAACCACTTCCTGGATGTGCACGCCGCGGAGAAGCGCGCCTGGATCGAGTTCGATAACCCTGGACTCGAGGGCTTGGGTGGTGAGATATTGCGGAACTGAAAGGATAAAGGGGTATTCAGCCGAAGGGCGGGCAAAGTCCATGTCGGCAACTTTTCGCCCGCCGCTGTACGCGGCCCCGCGGGTGATCCGGACGCCCGAATCGACCAGCGAATGGGCGGCACCTACAGCGTCGAGTGCGGCCAGCGCCGGTGGATGGATTCCAATGGCCCTGGTTTGTCGGCTCGACGTCGCCCGTCGCTCCAGGATGGCAACGCGGTGCCCGTGTTGCAACAGCAGCGCGGCCATGTACAGCCCCACCGGCCCCGCTCCAACCACTACGACATCAAACATGCGGAGCCTCACCGGGTCGGTAAATCAGCAGGTTGTGCCACAGGCCGCTGCCTTCCACCGTCCAAGCCGGGGGAGTGGCGGCACGCAATTCCGGCATCGTATAGCTGCGCCTGATGGACGTGAGTCCGTCGCCGTGGATATAGGAGCCGAGCCCGAGCGGCCAGGCGCCCGCCCAGAACAGAGAGTAGGCGAGGCGACTGCGCCTTAGGTCGTTGTGAAGGGCAATGCGGCGGCACAGCTGTTCTGAGTCTCGAAGGAACGAAGCGAGTTCGAGGGGCGTCAAGTGGTGCAGTACGTGGTTGGAGATGACGACGTCGAATCGGAGCCCCTCTGACACGAGCTCCGAGCTGAAGGCCTTCCGATATCTCACGCCCTCGACTGGCGGCGCGGAGTTCGCGAAATGGAATGCACGCTCGTCCGGATCGATTCCGGTGACCTCGAGCTGGAATCCCTCCGCGGCGGCCCGGCGCGCGAGGCTTCGGGCGACGTCGCCACCGCCGCAGCCGATGTCGAGGACCGTGGTTGGCGCCGCCGTCGTGAGTAATGGCCTGATCAGGGACTCGTACGTATCCCGCCAGCCAGACACCACGGCGTTGACGAGCGGAAACCGCGCGTAACTGCGGTTGAGCCGGTCGAGCTCGCAATCGGGGCGGTCCATGTCCTCAATGGCGGTCACATCACGTTCGCCGAGAAAACCGCCTGGGCGGGGGAGGGCAGGCATCACAATGCTGGGGAAACCCGGGTGAACAGCCCCGTTTCCACAGTGAGGCCGGGTCCGAATGCCATGGAACAGATACGCTCCTCCCGCTGTGCCGGAGTTTGTCCCAGGATGTGCTTCAAGACGAAGAGCACGGTGGCGCTGCTCATGTTGCCGTAGTTGCGAAGGACTTCGCGTGCCGGAATCATCTGTTCCTCGGTGAGCTCGAGCTTCGACTCGACTTTGTCGAGAATGCTGCGGCCGCCGGGATGGATGGCCCAATGCGTGATGTCCCGATAGGGGAGTCCGGCCAAGGACGGGTCGCGGGCAAGCAGCGGTTCGAGCGCCCCGGTGATGTGCTCCTCGATGATGTGCGGCACGTACGTGCCGAGAACCATTTCAAAACCTTCGTCGCCAATGTTCCAGGCCATGGCTTCTTCGCCCACAGGCGTCAGAACAGTCTCGAAATGGTCCAGCCTGATCACCGGGTCCGGCCCCTCAGGTTCACGGGAAGTCACGACGGCGGCGGCCGCGCCGTCCGCAAAGATCGCCGATCCCATGATGGTGTCTGGGTCATTCGAGGTCCGGACGTGGAGAGAGCAAAGCTCCACGCAGATAACCAGGACGACGGCAGAGGGATCGGCCTGACAGAACTGCCGGGCCGCCCGGAGGGCCGGGAACGCGGCGTAGCAACCCATGAATCCAAGGTGGTAACGCTGCACAGCCGGGCTGAGACCAAGGGCCCGGACCACCTTATAGTCGGGCCCGGGGTTGAAGAACCCGGTACAGGAAACAGTGATGACATGAGTTATGTCAAGTAAATCAATGTCAGGACATTTCCCGACGGCGGCTTTGGCGGCCTCTATGAACAGTTTGGTAGCCTCGACAGCAAAAATCTCGTTGCGGACCTTGGTGCTGGGGCTCAGAACCCGGCCTGAGTCAGGGTCGTAGAATGACGGGTTCTCGGCATGGTTATCAAGGGTTAGTTCAGCAACGGCGGTGAACCGGGTGTCAATGGCAGCTGAATCGAAGCACGTTCGCACGAGTCGGGATCCGAGTCGCGTCAGGCCGGGTTGGGATGCAAAGACGTCGCGTGCTTGTGGCTGTACAAGCACTGTGGGCGGTACGGCAGTTTCCAGAGACCTCACGTAGACCGGCATGCTTCATTGTTGGCGACGAAGATGCTGTTGACAATGGCAGAGGGGGAAATGTGGATGTTTTGAGGGTTTGGATTGCGGCGTCGCACGGGTGCTCCTGAGTGGCTCGATAACGCCGATAATCTACATTATGTAAAGTAGTTCTCTGCGTATCTCATCAGATGAATCAATTCGCCCCAATCCCCCGGATCCATCAGCATGCTCATCCAGCCCTCGGGATTGCGCGGATTTTTGCGCCCGTGGACCCCTGGTGGGCAGCTTCGCAGGCATTCCGGGCTGGCGATAGCGGTGATGTGTGACGCTCGGAGAAGCGCCTCTGACCTGCGGTTTTGTCGATATGATGCATTTGATG
Proteins encoded:
- a CDS encoding FAD-dependent oxidoreductase is translated as MFDVVVVGAGPVGLYMAALLLQHGHRVAILERRATSSRQTRAIGIHPPALAALDAVGAAHSLVDSGVRITRGAAYSGGRKVADMDFARPSAEYPFILSVPQYLTTQALESRVIELDPGALLRGVHIQEVVDDGGYLRLRGQEGGSAVEFLGRFVVAADGVHSAVREGLGLEPRLRTYPDYYVMGDFQDESMYGNNAVLFLEPGGIVESFPLPGGIRRWVVRLGAPCQEPTPRALASLIRKRTGTAVDSTSNTMISAFGVTTRLVSRMVHGRVALLGDAAHEISPIGGQGMNLGWLDAVALAPIISETLRTSGRRPAGKELAAFERNRQRAAKKAIWQASVNMALGRPLPPKVLNARNALIGRAITLPMFSELVARRFTMH
- a CDS encoding class I SAM-dependent methyltransferase, yielding MTAIEDMDRPDCELDRLNRSYARFPLVNAVVSGWRDTYESLIRPLLTTAAPTTVLDIGCGGGDVARSLARRAAAEGFQLEVTGIDPDERAFHFANSAPPVEGVRYRKAFSSELVSEGLRFDVVISNHVLHHLTPLELASFLRDSEQLCRRIALHNDLRRSRLAYSLFWAGAWPLGLGSYIHGDGLTSIRRSYTMPELRAATPPAWTVEGSGLWHNLLIYRPGEAPHV
- a CDS encoding type III polyketide synthase produces the protein MPVYVRSLETAVPPTVLVQPQARDVFASQPGLTRLGSRLVRTCFDSAAIDTRFTAVAELTLDNHAENPSFYDPDSGRVLSPSTKVRNEIFAVEATKLFIEAAKAAVGKCPDIDLLDITHVITVSCTGFFNPGPDYKVVRALGLSPAVQRYHLGFMGCYAAFPALRAARQFCQADPSAVVLVICVELCSLHVRTSNDPDTIMGSAIFADGAAAAVVTSREPEGPDPVIRLDHFETVLTPVGEEAMAWNIGDEGFEMVLGTYVPHIIEEHITGALEPLLARDPSLAGLPYRDITHWAIHPGGRSILDKVESKLELTEEQMIPAREVLRNYGNMSSATVLFVLKHILGQTPAQREERICSMAFGPGLTVETGLFTRVSPAL